The following coding sequences are from one Pocillopora verrucosa isolate sample1 chromosome 5, ASM3666991v2, whole genome shotgun sequence window:
- the LOC131781897 gene encoding uncharacterized protein isoform X1, producing the protein MESNFIGLKTPELTFYLRVDGGYKVGKLHLLHTFVNGNRCYFRHSETVHISWYCKRVGLDQDVMVNLEIENPAALRGPFTIYPNNHPIDVSIVVYDITQRHSFGDAIMSVYAFTREARPGAFVALVGNKADLESRREVSFEEAQNYADTNNIVEIFMEVSALTGKNVEDLFSEVVKRLTAPLSVISETFALEENTLDLSGRNLDRDQWIYGMGEFLRRRKNVKKLANILSLNLSHNCLEKLPNTFLPLINLTCLYVNNNRLSSLPESIGCLKRLQELDLRNNQLKVLDVVRKLPDLKKLLVEGNPLTLVEIRSLIRYVDTTTRSISVDIAAVAPPDILAQGHSAKLVYEEALRDGFVNVYRGRIILVGQDRAGKTSLKKTLLGLPFDYRERSTDGIEIEPSKFEIEVEQIKNWTPSCANKSSLSDFLEYTTGMAKLLATERYHMIVGDEKEDSEMKAVGAQPKEERRVESGEELHTKHVVADEVSVYEDSATKFPDRSKPSSEVHEGENLSTKSKMAINATVLSNTVEKQADELLKNMIVEGVDADSTYIEKGSSITADVWDFAGQHLYYAAYPVFLSSRAVYIVVHNLSKPLNARAQPYVRQGTHEVPLENPNNETNLENLLSWLVTVHNIRSTGEEMVETPNVLPYLRPPVFIVGTHADKPYEDRKDVSSKILREISSKEYGKHVIRPFFYIDNTQGDQSFARKFWNFFKVQRNRQTGQEGDNDGTDADEIHALRARILEVLRQEPYMGEKIPVRWFNFEKVIEALVAENVYHSNTVHLQTYAKDVCFIEDVEQFHTMLNFYHDLGLIVKHRSTVILKAQWLISLFKKLITIPAFKKADPVHSKYWLQLETSGVLTMELVDHVFSPLIEQGVIKEDILDMMEQFCLIAKYSPSPADVYYFVPCQLRSSPEDLCKMEPSSTDPCPLYLHFQEGFVPHGLFTRLVSKSVAWCGANGSSQPPKLYQNGAWFILEERVIHDMIMICKKKFIKILLRQRIKRNVVAVSNATLVEVARSVRLFMESTLEKMSQEFPHLSRMQHEFCVECPYCQQSGRKCVNHNQVSCGEEDCLHLLELRQGQDLICMESMSNEVLTVPGQDKWLLNQGLAPSEIRTSQVASVRGHPAKCYKTLKVTLLANEWNSSRGGLSTINRHLAIVMAERNEVEVTLLVPQYACSEEEKRIAESHKIVIKEAERRPGYDPLDWLSFPPKELIIDVVLGHGAKLGKQAQIIRESHSCQWVQVVHTAPEELGMFKNYPRAIAKGQEKTTAEVDLCKLANLVVAVGPKLTEAYSAYLRSCEKQQDIMSFTPGTLKEFSTLNHASVDSVKFRVLIFGRGDPEDFGLKGCDIAAKAVAELKDNSYHLIFVGAPDGKQEAVAQEFLRNGISKRQLTVRTFLQSKEKLKDCFREVDLCIMPSRTEGFGLTALEALSAGLPILVSGNSGFGDALRTVPFGTSFVVDSEDPKVWAEAIDGVRKMKRLPRLQGTERLRTSYEMQFSWEKQCDLLVDLMWNKVHGVGLLERTIQNLQRMQLCASTVNNNTTLTEELTTIASDKGFRISDNQGSGNCMFHALSEQLETVKGIKTHHGQMRQSLVQYLRDNPKLPDGTDLFHFVDGHETWADYLTSMEQDGAWGDHLILCAAANCFTTCIHVVSSIHNDVDIRPHGPVDESKPLVLGHIHEVHYVSLQPIQG; encoded by the exons ATGGAATCTAACTTCATTGGTTTAAAAACTCCAGAACTGACATTTTATTTGAGAGTTGATG GAGGGTACAAAGTGGGTAAATTGCACTTGCTGCACACATTTGTTAATGGGAATCGTTGTTACTTCCGCCATTCTGAGACAG TGCACATCTCTTGGTATTGTAAAAGAGTAGGTCTGGATCAAGACGTGATGGTGAACCTTGAAATAGAGAACCCTGCTGCTTTGAGAGGGCCCTTCACTATTTATCCTAATAATCACCCAATAGATGTTTCTATTGTTGTGTATGACATAACACAGAGACATTCATTTGGGGACGCAATTATGTCGGTTTATGCGTTCACTCGAGAGGCCAGGCCAGGTGCCTTTGTAGCTCTTGTGGGGAATAAAGCAGATCTTGAAAGTAGAAGGGAGGTGTCTTTTGAG GAAGCTCAGAATTATGCAGATACAAACAATATTGTTGAGATTTTTATGGAAGTGTCAGCATTAACAGGCAAAAATGTGGAAGACCTTTTCTCCGAAGTAG TGAAACGTTTAACTGCGCCCTTATCCGTTATCAGCGAAACTTTTGCTCTCGAAGAGAATACTTTGGATCTGAGTGGGAGAAATTTGGACAGGGATCAGTGGATTTATGGCATGGGGGAGTTTCTGCGTAGACGAAAGAACGTGAAAAAACTTGCAAATATCCTATCGCTGAATTTGAGCCACAACTGTCTTGAAAAGCTTCCTAATACTTTTTTACCATTGATCAACCTGACGTGCTTATATGTGAATAACAACAGACTGTCCTCTCTGCCTGAAAGTATTGGATGCTTGAAACGACTTCAAGAGctggacttgagaaataacCAACTGAAGGTACTTGATGTGGTTAGAAAACTGCCTGACCTTAAAAAACTATTGGTTGAAGGAAATCCGCTCACTCTAGTAGAGATAAGAAGTCTTATTAGGTATGTGGATACGACGACAAGATCGATCTCCGTAGACATTGCAG CTGTAGCTCCTCCGGATATTTTGGCACAAGGACATTCTGCAAAACTAGTTTATGAAGAGGCCCTTAGAGATGGATTTGTGAATGTTTATCGTGGTCGCATAATATTGGTTGGCCAAGATCGTGCCggaaaaacaagtttaaagaaGACTCTCTTAGGTCTGCCATTTGATTACCGGGAACGGAGCACGGACGGGATCGAAATTGAGCCATCAAAGTTCGAAATTGAAGTGGAGCAAATTAAGAACTGGACTCCAAGTTGTGCGAACAAGTcaagtttgtctgattttttgGAATATACAACGGGTATGGCAAAACTGCTAGCGACAGAAAGGTATCACATGATTGTTGGTGATGAGAAGGAAGACTCAGAAATGAAAGCAGTAGGGGCACAGCCTAAGGAAGAACGCAGAGTGGAGTCAGGAGAGGAATTGCACACAAAACATGTTGTCGCCGATGAG gTTTCCGTGTACGAGGATTCGGCCACTAAGTTTCCAGATAGATCCAAGCCATCAAGCGAAGTTCATGAAGGAGAGAATCTAAGCACGAAGTCCAAAATGGCTATCAACGCCACCGTACTTTCTAATACCGTTGAAAAACAGGCTGATGAACTCCTAAAGAACATGATCGTTGAAGGTGTGGATGCTGATAGTACATACATCGAGAAAGGATCCTCGATAACCGCAGATGTGTGGGATTTTGCGGGTCAACATTTGTACTATGCTGCTTACCCAGTATTTCTTTCGTCAAGAGCTGTGTACATCGTAGTTCACAACCTTAGCAAGCCACTGAATGCCCGAGCTCAGCCATATGTCAGACAGGGAACTCATGAAGTACCTTTGGAGAACCCGAACAATGAGACAAATCTAGAGAATTTGCTGTCGTGGCTCGTGACAGTTCATAATATTAGATCAACTGGAGAAGAAATGGTTGAAACGCCTAACGTGCTCCCCTATCTCCGACCTCCAGTGTTCATCGTCGGCACCCATGCTGACAAGCCATATGAAGATAGGAAGGATGTTTCATCCAAGATACTTCGTGAGATTTCCAGTAAGGAATATGGAAAACATGTGATCCGACCATTCTTCTACATTGATAACACTCAAGGAGACCAATCATTCGCACGGAAATTCTGGAATTTCTTTAAAGTTCAAAGAAATCGTCAAACAG GTCAAGAAGGAGACAATGATGGCACTGATGCCGATGAAATTCATGCTCTTCGAGCGAGAATCCTGGAAGTACTTCGACAGGAACCTTATATGGGAGAGAAGATACCAGTGAG aTGGTTTAACTTCGAAAAGGTCATTGAAGCTTTGGTAGCTGAGAATGTATACCACTCAAATACTGTCCATCTTCAAACCTATGCCAAGGATGTATGTTTTATAGAAGACGTTGAACAGTTTCACACCATGTTGAATTTCTATCACGACTTAGGATTGATTGTGAAACACCGCAGTACAGTCATTCTGAAGGCACAGTGGTTAATCAGTCTATTCAAGAAGCTTATAACCATCCCAGCATTCAAAAAAGCG GATCCTGTGCATTCCAAGTACTGGCTGCAACTCGAGACAAGTGGTGTCCTTACGATGGAGCTTGTTGATCACGTTTTTTCCCCTCTTATTGAGCAAGGCGTTATCAAGGAAGACATCTTGGACATGATGGAGCAGTTTTGTTTGATTGCCAAATACTCACCATCCCCGGCTGACGTTTATTACTTTGTGCCATGTCAACTGAGGTCCTCACCTGAAGATCTTTGTAAAATGGAACCATCATCTACGGATCCTTGTCCTTTGTATCTTCATTTCCAAGAAGGCTTTGTTCCGCATGGTCTTTTTACTCGCCTTGTTTCAAAATCGGTTGCTTGGTGTGGTGCAAATGGATCGTCACAGCCTCCAAAACTCTACCAGAATGGTGCATGGTTCATTCTTGAAGAACGCgtcatacatgacatgattatGATTTGCAAAAAGAAGTTCATAAAAATCCTCTTGAGACAAAGAATTAAGAGGAACGTAGTTGCAGTTTCTAATGCAACTTTGGTAGAAGTTGCTAGAAGTGTGCGATTGTTTATGGAGAGCACTTTAGAAAAGATGTCGCAGGAGTTCCCACACCTGAGCAGGATGCAGCATGAATTTTGTGTTGAATGCCCCTACTGTCAGCAAAGCGGTCGCAAGTGCGTAAACCACAACCAAGTGTCCTGTGGAGAAGAAGACTGCTTACACCTGCTTGAATTAAGGCAAGGACAGGATTTGATCTGTATGGAAAGCATGTCTAATGAAGTACTAACAGTTCCTGGACAAGATAAATGGTTGTTGAACCAG GGCTTGGCTCCGTCAGAAATAAGAACCTCACAAGTTGCATCAGTGCGTGGTCACCCAGCAAAGTGctacaaaactttgaaagttaCTCTACTGGCCAATGAGTGGAATTCGTCAAGGGGGGGTTTGTCCACCATCAACAGACACCTTGCCATCGTTATGGCCGAACGTAATGAGGTAGAAGTCACTCTCTTGGTCCCACAATATGCTTGTtctgaagaagagaagagaattgCAGAAAGTCACAAGATTGTCATCAAAGAAGCAGAGAGACGTCCAGGCTACGACCCCCTTGACTGGTTGAGCTTCCCTCCGAAAGAGCTGATAATTGACGTGGTCCTGGGTCATGGAGCCAAGTTAGGTAAGCAAGCCCAAATCATTAGGGAGTCCCATAGTTGCCAATGGGTACAAGTAGTGCATACTGCGCCTGAAGAGCTCGGAATGTTCAAAAACTATCCGAGAGCCATTGCCAAAGGACAAGAGAAGACTACAGCCGAAGTAGATTTGTGTAAATTGGCAAATCTAGTTGTAGCAGTAGGACCCAAGTTGACGGAGGCCTACTCTGCCTATCTTCGCTCATGTGAGAAGCAGCAAGATATAATGTCGTTCACTCCTGGCACGCTTAAGGAGTTTTCTACTCTAAATCATGCCTCAGTTGACTCTGTAAAGTTTAGGGTGTTGATCTTTGGTCGTGGTGACCCTGAGGACTTCGGTCTTAAGGGGTGTGATATCGCTGCTAAGGCAGTAGCTGAACTGAAAGACAACTCCTACCATTTGATCTTTGTGGGTGCACCTGATGGCAAACAGGAGGCAGTTGCGCAAGAGTTTCTGCGGAATGGTATTTCTAAACGTCAGCTGACAGTGAGAACGTTTTTGCAAAGCAAGGAGAAATTGAAAGATTGTTTTCGTGAAGTTGATCTCTGCATCATGCCATCCCGGACGGAAGGGTTCGGCTTAACCGCGTTGGAAGCCTTGTCAGCTGGTCTTCCCATTCTTGTAAGTGGAAACTCGGGTTTCGGAGATGCACTGCGCACAGTACCATTCGGCACATCCTTTGTGGTTGACTCTGAGGACCCCAAAGTGTGGGCTGAGGCAATTGATGGTGTCCGAAAGATGAAGAGATTACCGCGTCTTCAAGGGACTGAACGACTCAGGACATCATATGAAATGCAGTTCAGCTGGGAGAAACAATGTGACCTTCTCGTTGATTTGATGTGGAACAAAGTTCATGGCGTAG GGCTGCTTGAGCGAACCATCCAGAATCTTCAACGGATGCAACTCTGCGCAAGCACGGTCAACAACAACACTACCTTGACAGAGGAGTTAACGACGATTGCATCAGATAAGGGCTTCAGAATTTCTGACAATCAAGGGTCAGGAAACTGCATGTTCCATGCTTTGTCAGAACAACTAGAAACCgtcaaaggaattaaaaccCATCATGGCCAGATGAGACAGTCTTTAGTTCAGTACCTCAGGGATAACCCGAAACTG CCGGATGGAACAGACCTCTTTCACTTTGTCGATGGACATGAAACATGGGCTGATTACCTAACATCCATGGAACAAGATGGCGCTTGGGGTGATCACCTCATTCTCTGTGCAGCAGCAAATTGTTTTACAACGTGCATTCATGTGGTCAGCAGTATACACAATGATGTAGACATCAGGCCACATGGTCCTGTTGACGAAAGCAAGCCTCTAGTACTTGGACATATTCATGAAGTACACTATGTCAGTCTTCAACCCATACAAG GCTAA
- the LOC131781897 gene encoding uncharacterized protein isoform X3, translating to MESNFIGLKTPELTFYLRVDGGYKVGKLHLLHTFVNGNRCYFRHSETVHISWYCKRVGLDQDVMVNLEIENPAALRGPFTIYPNNHPIDVSIVVYDITQRHSFGDAIMSVYAFTREARPGAFVALVGNKADLESRREVSFEEAQNYADTNNIVEIFMEVSALTGKNVEDLFSEVVKRLTAPLSVISETFALEENTLDLSGRNLDRDQWIYGMGEFLRRRKNVKKLANILSLNLSHNCLEKLPNTFLPLINLTCLYVNNNRLSSLPESIGCLKRLQELDLRNNQLKVLDVVRKLPDLKKLLVEGNPLTLVEIRSLIRYVDTTTRSISVDIAAVAPPDILAQGHSAKLVYEEALRDGFVNVYRGRIILVGQDRAGKTSLKKTLLGLPFDYRERSTDGIEIEPSKFEIEVEQIKNWTPSCANKSSLSDFLEYTTGMAKLLATERYHMIVGDEKEDSEMKAVGAQPKEERRVESGEELHTKHVVADEVSVYEDSATKFPDRSKPSSEVHEGENLSTKSKMAINATVLSNTVEKQADELLKNMIVEGVDADSTYIEKGSSITADVWDFAGQHLYYAAYPVFLSSRAVYIVVHNLSKPLNARAQPYVRQGTHEVPLENPNNETNLENLLSWLVTVHNIRSTGEEMVETPNVLPYLRPPVFIVGTHADKPYEDRKDVSSKILREISSKEYGKHVIRPFFYIDNTQGDQSFARKFWNFFKVQRNRQTGQEGDNDGTDADEIHALRARILEVLRQEPYMGEKIPVRWFNFEKVIEALVAENVYHSNTVHLQTYAKDVCFIEDVEQFHTMLNFYHDLGLIVKHRSTVILKAQWLISLFKKLITIPAFKKADPVHSKYWLQLETSGVLTMELVDHVFSPLIEQGVIKEDILDMMEQFCLIAKYSPSPADVYYFVPCQLRSSPEDLCKMEPSSTDPCPLYLHFQEGFVPHGLFTRLVSKSVAWCGANGSSQPPKLYQNGAWFILEERVIHDMIMICKKKFIKILLRQRIKRNVVAVSNATLVEVARSVRLFMESTLEKMSQEFPHLSRMQHEFCVECPYCQQSGRKCVNHNQVSCGEEDCLHLLELRQGQDLICMESMSNEVLTVPGQDKWLLNQGLAPSEIRTSQVASVRGHPAKCYKTLKVTLLANEWNSSRGGLSTINRHLAIVMAERNEVEVTLLVPQYACSEEEKRIAESHKIVIKEAERRPGYDPLDWLSFPPKELIIDVVLGHGAKLGKQAQIIRESHSCQWVQVVHTAPEELGMFKNYPRAIAKGQEKTTAEVDLCKLANLVVAVGPKLTEAYSAYLRSCEKQQDIMSFTPGTLKEFSTLNHASVDSVKFRVLIFGRGDPEDFGLKGCDIAAKAVAELKDNSYHLIFVGAPDGKQEAVAQEFLRNGISKRQLTVRTFLQSKEKLKDCFREVDLCIMPSRTEGFGLTALEALSAGLPILVSGNSGFGDALRTVPFGTSFVVDSEDPKVWAEAIDGVRKMKRLPRLQGTERLRTSYEMQFSWEKQCDLLVDLMWNKVHGGCLSEPSRIFNGCNSAQARSTTTLP from the exons ATGGAATCTAACTTCATTGGTTTAAAAACTCCAGAACTGACATTTTATTTGAGAGTTGATG GAGGGTACAAAGTGGGTAAATTGCACTTGCTGCACACATTTGTTAATGGGAATCGTTGTTACTTCCGCCATTCTGAGACAG TGCACATCTCTTGGTATTGTAAAAGAGTAGGTCTGGATCAAGACGTGATGGTGAACCTTGAAATAGAGAACCCTGCTGCTTTGAGAGGGCCCTTCACTATTTATCCTAATAATCACCCAATAGATGTTTCTATTGTTGTGTATGACATAACACAGAGACATTCATTTGGGGACGCAATTATGTCGGTTTATGCGTTCACTCGAGAGGCCAGGCCAGGTGCCTTTGTAGCTCTTGTGGGGAATAAAGCAGATCTTGAAAGTAGAAGGGAGGTGTCTTTTGAG GAAGCTCAGAATTATGCAGATACAAACAATATTGTTGAGATTTTTATGGAAGTGTCAGCATTAACAGGCAAAAATGTGGAAGACCTTTTCTCCGAAGTAG TGAAACGTTTAACTGCGCCCTTATCCGTTATCAGCGAAACTTTTGCTCTCGAAGAGAATACTTTGGATCTGAGTGGGAGAAATTTGGACAGGGATCAGTGGATTTATGGCATGGGGGAGTTTCTGCGTAGACGAAAGAACGTGAAAAAACTTGCAAATATCCTATCGCTGAATTTGAGCCACAACTGTCTTGAAAAGCTTCCTAATACTTTTTTACCATTGATCAACCTGACGTGCTTATATGTGAATAACAACAGACTGTCCTCTCTGCCTGAAAGTATTGGATGCTTGAAACGACTTCAAGAGctggacttgagaaataacCAACTGAAGGTACTTGATGTGGTTAGAAAACTGCCTGACCTTAAAAAACTATTGGTTGAAGGAAATCCGCTCACTCTAGTAGAGATAAGAAGTCTTATTAGGTATGTGGATACGACGACAAGATCGATCTCCGTAGACATTGCAG CTGTAGCTCCTCCGGATATTTTGGCACAAGGACATTCTGCAAAACTAGTTTATGAAGAGGCCCTTAGAGATGGATTTGTGAATGTTTATCGTGGTCGCATAATATTGGTTGGCCAAGATCGTGCCggaaaaacaagtttaaagaaGACTCTCTTAGGTCTGCCATTTGATTACCGGGAACGGAGCACGGACGGGATCGAAATTGAGCCATCAAAGTTCGAAATTGAAGTGGAGCAAATTAAGAACTGGACTCCAAGTTGTGCGAACAAGTcaagtttgtctgattttttgGAATATACAACGGGTATGGCAAAACTGCTAGCGACAGAAAGGTATCACATGATTGTTGGTGATGAGAAGGAAGACTCAGAAATGAAAGCAGTAGGGGCACAGCCTAAGGAAGAACGCAGAGTGGAGTCAGGAGAGGAATTGCACACAAAACATGTTGTCGCCGATGAG gTTTCCGTGTACGAGGATTCGGCCACTAAGTTTCCAGATAGATCCAAGCCATCAAGCGAAGTTCATGAAGGAGAGAATCTAAGCACGAAGTCCAAAATGGCTATCAACGCCACCGTACTTTCTAATACCGTTGAAAAACAGGCTGATGAACTCCTAAAGAACATGATCGTTGAAGGTGTGGATGCTGATAGTACATACATCGAGAAAGGATCCTCGATAACCGCAGATGTGTGGGATTTTGCGGGTCAACATTTGTACTATGCTGCTTACCCAGTATTTCTTTCGTCAAGAGCTGTGTACATCGTAGTTCACAACCTTAGCAAGCCACTGAATGCCCGAGCTCAGCCATATGTCAGACAGGGAACTCATGAAGTACCTTTGGAGAACCCGAACAATGAGACAAATCTAGAGAATTTGCTGTCGTGGCTCGTGACAGTTCATAATATTAGATCAACTGGAGAAGAAATGGTTGAAACGCCTAACGTGCTCCCCTATCTCCGACCTCCAGTGTTCATCGTCGGCACCCATGCTGACAAGCCATATGAAGATAGGAAGGATGTTTCATCCAAGATACTTCGTGAGATTTCCAGTAAGGAATATGGAAAACATGTGATCCGACCATTCTTCTACATTGATAACACTCAAGGAGACCAATCATTCGCACGGAAATTCTGGAATTTCTTTAAAGTTCAAAGAAATCGTCAAACAG GTCAAGAAGGAGACAATGATGGCACTGATGCCGATGAAATTCATGCTCTTCGAGCGAGAATCCTGGAAGTACTTCGACAGGAACCTTATATGGGAGAGAAGATACCAGTGAG aTGGTTTAACTTCGAAAAGGTCATTGAAGCTTTGGTAGCTGAGAATGTATACCACTCAAATACTGTCCATCTTCAAACCTATGCCAAGGATGTATGTTTTATAGAAGACGTTGAACAGTTTCACACCATGTTGAATTTCTATCACGACTTAGGATTGATTGTGAAACACCGCAGTACAGTCATTCTGAAGGCACAGTGGTTAATCAGTCTATTCAAGAAGCTTATAACCATCCCAGCATTCAAAAAAGCG GATCCTGTGCATTCCAAGTACTGGCTGCAACTCGAGACAAGTGGTGTCCTTACGATGGAGCTTGTTGATCACGTTTTTTCCCCTCTTATTGAGCAAGGCGTTATCAAGGAAGACATCTTGGACATGATGGAGCAGTTTTGTTTGATTGCCAAATACTCACCATCCCCGGCTGACGTTTATTACTTTGTGCCATGTCAACTGAGGTCCTCACCTGAAGATCTTTGTAAAATGGAACCATCATCTACGGATCCTTGTCCTTTGTATCTTCATTTCCAAGAAGGCTTTGTTCCGCATGGTCTTTTTACTCGCCTTGTTTCAAAATCGGTTGCTTGGTGTGGTGCAAATGGATCGTCACAGCCTCCAAAACTCTACCAGAATGGTGCATGGTTCATTCTTGAAGAACGCgtcatacatgacatgattatGATTTGCAAAAAGAAGTTCATAAAAATCCTCTTGAGACAAAGAATTAAGAGGAACGTAGTTGCAGTTTCTAATGCAACTTTGGTAGAAGTTGCTAGAAGTGTGCGATTGTTTATGGAGAGCACTTTAGAAAAGATGTCGCAGGAGTTCCCACACCTGAGCAGGATGCAGCATGAATTTTGTGTTGAATGCCCCTACTGTCAGCAAAGCGGTCGCAAGTGCGTAAACCACAACCAAGTGTCCTGTGGAGAAGAAGACTGCTTACACCTGCTTGAATTAAGGCAAGGACAGGATTTGATCTGTATGGAAAGCATGTCTAATGAAGTACTAACAGTTCCTGGACAAGATAAATGGTTGTTGAACCAG GGCTTGGCTCCGTCAGAAATAAGAACCTCACAAGTTGCATCAGTGCGTGGTCACCCAGCAAAGTGctacaaaactttgaaagttaCTCTACTGGCCAATGAGTGGAATTCGTCAAGGGGGGGTTTGTCCACCATCAACAGACACCTTGCCATCGTTATGGCCGAACGTAATGAGGTAGAAGTCACTCTCTTGGTCCCACAATATGCTTGTtctgaagaagagaagagaattgCAGAAAGTCACAAGATTGTCATCAAAGAAGCAGAGAGACGTCCAGGCTACGACCCCCTTGACTGGTTGAGCTTCCCTCCGAAAGAGCTGATAATTGACGTGGTCCTGGGTCATGGAGCCAAGTTAGGTAAGCAAGCCCAAATCATTAGGGAGTCCCATAGTTGCCAATGGGTACAAGTAGTGCATACTGCGCCTGAAGAGCTCGGAATGTTCAAAAACTATCCGAGAGCCATTGCCAAAGGACAAGAGAAGACTACAGCCGAAGTAGATTTGTGTAAATTGGCAAATCTAGTTGTAGCAGTAGGACCCAAGTTGACGGAGGCCTACTCTGCCTATCTTCGCTCATGTGAGAAGCAGCAAGATATAATGTCGTTCACTCCTGGCACGCTTAAGGAGTTTTCTACTCTAAATCATGCCTCAGTTGACTCTGTAAAGTTTAGGGTGTTGATCTTTGGTCGTGGTGACCCTGAGGACTTCGGTCTTAAGGGGTGTGATATCGCTGCTAAGGCAGTAGCTGAACTGAAAGACAACTCCTACCATTTGATCTTTGTGGGTGCACCTGATGGCAAACAGGAGGCAGTTGCGCAAGAGTTTCTGCGGAATGGTATTTCTAAACGTCAGCTGACAGTGAGAACGTTTTTGCAAAGCAAGGAGAAATTGAAAGATTGTTTTCGTGAAGTTGATCTCTGCATCATGCCATCCCGGACGGAAGGGTTCGGCTTAACCGCGTTGGAAGCCTTGTCAGCTGGTCTTCCCATTCTTGTAAGTGGAAACTCGGGTTTCGGAGATGCACTGCGCACAGTACCATTCGGCACATCCTTTGTGGTTGACTCTGAGGACCCCAAAGTGTGGGCTGAGGCAATTGATGGTGTCCGAAAGATGAAGAGATTACCGCGTCTTCAAGGGACTGAACGACTCAGGACATCATATGAAATGCAGTTCAGCTGGGAGAAACAATGTGACCTTCTCGTTGATTTGATGTGGAACAAAGTTCATGGC GGCTGCTTGAGCGAACCATCCAGAATCTTCAACGGATGCAACTCTGCGCAAGCACGGTCAACAACAACACTACCTTGA